The sequence TCATACAACTGCTGGGCGATTCCGGTTGATCTGTCTGCTATCTGCTTTGGGGTCAGCCCCGTTATCCTGCTCACCTCTATCTGCATAGTGGTGCCGTCGAAGGGAGGGGGAGGAGCGAGCGAGACCTTTCTAGACCTGACCTTGGCTTTGATCACCCTTCCTCTGATAGCCTCGGCCGCTCTCTCCGCATACTCCCTATTCCATATCCTCTCCTCACCCTTAGGAGGCGCCAGCTTGACCTCAAACGTTCCCTTTCCACTCTCCATCAGCGCTGTCACGACGTAGTACTTCTTGGGAACGAAGTTCCTAATCTCCCGCTCCCTCTTCACTATTAGGGAGAGAGTGGGTCCTTGAACCCTGCCTGAGCTGAGAACCCTCACCCAGCTCCTCTTCCTCGTGCTCAGGGTGAGCCCCCTCGAGACATTGGCGCCCCACTGCAGATCCAACACCCTCCTGGCGAACCCCGCATTGGCTCTGGGATAGTCGAAGGGTTTGAGATTGCGGAAGGCCCCCTCTATCTCCTGAGCGTTAAGGGATGAGAACTCCATCCTGTAGATCTCCTTATCTCTCTCCCATCTCAAGGCCCTCATTATCTCGAGGGCTATGGAGCTCCCCTCAGCGTCCAAATCCGTGGCGATGATAATCCTACCTGCCTTCCTCCCCAGCCTCTCTATCACCCTTAGAAACTGGCTCTTCCCATCTATCTCTCTCAGGATAAGCTCCTCCGGGGGCAGGATTATCGGATAGACCCACTTACCCTCGGGATAGTCGAGCTCCAGCAGGTGCCCAGCAGCTGGCACTACCAAATACTCCTCACCATCGAGCTCGAATGTGTAGTAGGTCAGTCTACCGATCTTCTTCTGCTGGGGTTTCTTTGAGAGAATAGAAGCTATCCTCTTGGCGACCCTCGGCTTCTCTGTGAGTATTAGGGTGGTCATATCTGAGCACCTAGTTCCTCATGGCAGGAGATTAACGACGCATTACATGCGCCCTCTTCCCAATATATGGCTGTTTCGGTACCTCCATGCGAGGCCTCATGAAGGTAAAATTCGCGCTGCTGTTGATACTTCTACTTCTCTTACCAGCTTACGGTTTGAAGGCGAGCACTCCAAGAACCTTAGTGGTCCATACCGGGACGGCCTGTGTCTCCGGCGATCTGTACTTCGATCTACCCAGCGAAGCCCTATCCTCAGCCTCTCGTGGTGACACAATACTAGTTTGTCCCGGAACCTACAGGGACAATGTGAAGATCGCGGTGAGTGATATCTCTTTCAGGGGAGTGGGTGACCCATCTCAGGTCAGGATAGAGGCCCTGAACACCACCCAAAACACCATAGAGCTGTGGAACGTGAGAAATGTGACGGTGGAGAATTTCACCGTGGTAGGTGCCATAGGATCCCAGATGGCGGGAATACATGTCCAGCTATCCAGCGAGAGCCTCATCAGGAACATAGTCGCTACTGGCAATTACTTTGGGGTCAACCTCGTATCGAGCTCAAACATCACCCTCAGCGGGATAGACGCGGGCAACAACACCAATGTGGGGATCAATGTGAAGGGAACGGTGATATCAGCAATCCACAATTCCTCGGCTGAGGGGAATAGGGTGGGTTTGCTCCTCCTGTTCACATCCGATACCTCTGTGGAAGAGGTGAACACCACCGGGAACTCTGAGGGAGGGATGCTGCTGGAGTACTCGGCCAACAACACATTTTCAAGTGTGTTCTCCGGTAGGAACGGATGGTACGGAATCTACTTGGAAGATTCTGATGGTAACGCATTCTCCGACGTTGCAGCGGTAAACAACACGGCTTCCGGAAGCGACGGTTACGGTATCTATGTCTACCTGAGGTCAGAGAACAATAGGTTCACCGGAATGAGCATTGGAGGAAACGTTTACGGAGTGGCCGTGGTATCACACTCCAACGGGAATTCTCTGACGAATTCCACGATAGAGAATAATACTATAGCCGGTATCTACGTGGAGGCGAGCGAGGGTAACGAGATAGATGCGGGGATCTCGGGTAGCATGTACGGAGTGTGGATCCAAGATGGGAACGATAACGAGATCAGAGGGGAGATAAGTGGATGTAGATGGGGTGTGCTGCTTTCCGGCCTCTCCGGATCGTCCGGCAACGTGATCAATGGTACATCAATACACGACAATTCGTACACGGGTGTAGTAGTGGAAGGTAACTCATCCCGCGGTAATGTGATTACTAAGATCTCGTCCTACAACAACACCCTCTTGGGCATAGATTTGGGTGGCGACTTCGTGACGTTGAACGACGGTTCGCTGTCCACAGGTCCCAACGACCTAGTTGACTATCCCGTCCTCTCTTGGGCTGCTGTTTACGGGAGCAAGCTCATAGTGAGGGGTTACATAAATGTGGAGGGATCAGATAGTGCCAATTCTAACTTCGACGGTGCCGCTGTGGAGATCTATCAGTCTGACGGGGATCCCAGCGGATACGGGGAGGGCTTTAGGTACTTAGGCACTCTGGTGGCGGAGAACGGTGAATTCATGGGATGGATAGATCTACCCACCGAGCTGGCCTCCAAGCCCATAAATCTGACCGCTCTAACTACGCTGCTCCCTCACGGGACTTCAGAGTTCGGTCCGGTATACGAGGCGCCAGCTGTGGCGACGAACCTGACCATCTCCAAGTCCGTCAACCCTTCCACGGTGACGCCCAATTCTACTGCGGAAGTCCTACTCCTGATCAGGAATTACGGCAATGGAACTGCGTACAACGTCACGGTAACTGATGTGCTGCCGGAGGGCATGGAATACATCAACGGAACCGCGAGGGTCGATGGCAACATGGTGGAGCCGGAAATAGAGGGCAGAAATCTGAGCTGGTTGGTGGATGTGCCAGCCGACTCGGAGGTCGTCATAAGGTTTAACGCCTCGATCGACGCCCCGGCCGGCACGACCTTGGAAAACTTAGTGGTCTTCTATGGAGATTACGGAGAGGGGAACGACACTGATGAGGTCAATGTGATAAACCCAGCCATAATAGAGGTCACCAAGGAGGCCCAGCCCGATCTGGTGGATGTGAACGAGACCGTCAACTACACGGTGACCCTTACCAATTTGGGCGGCATGCCGGCCCTCCTGATGGTGGAGGACCTGCTTCCATCTGGGATGGATTACGTAAACGGGTTCTTCTCATTCAACCTAACCGCGGACGGTCCAGTGATCGAGGGCAGACATTTGAAGTACAATATCACCCTGAATCCAGGCCAAGCAGCGAGGGTGATGTATTCCCTCGTAGCAACAACGTACGGCACCAAGGAGAACAAAGTGTACGTCAACGACTCCTTCATGGCATCTGTCTCCGTGCTTGTGAGGGATCCGCCGCCC is a genomic window of Thermoproteota archaeon containing:
- a CDS encoding DNA topoisomerase, with product MTTLILTEKPRVAKRIASILSKKPQQKKIGRLTYYTFELDGEEYLVVPAAGHLLELDYPEGKWVYPIILPPEELILREIDGKSQFLRVIERLGRKAGRIIIATDLDAEGSSIALEIMRALRWERDKEIYRMEFSSLNAQEIEGAFRNLKPFDYPRANAGFARRVLDLQWGANVSRGLTLSTRKRSWVRVLSSGRVQGPTLSLIVKREREIRNFVPKKYYVVTALMESGKGTFEVKLAPPKGEERIWNREYAERAAEAIRGRVIKAKVRSRKVSLAPPPPFDGTTMQIEVSRITGLTPKQIADRSTGIAQQLY
- a CDS encoding NosD domain-containing protein, which encodes MKVKFALLLILLLLLPAYGLKASTPRTLVVHTGTACVSGDLYFDLPSEALSSASRGDTILVCPGTYRDNVKIAVSDISFRGVGDPSQVRIEALNTTQNTIELWNVRNVTVENFTVVGAIGSQMAGIHVQLSSESLIRNIVATGNYFGVNLVSSSNITLSGIDAGNNTNVGINVKGTVISAIHNSSAEGNRVGLLLLFTSDTSVEEVNTTGNSEGGMLLEYSANNTFSSVFSGRNGWYGIYLEDSDGNAFSDVAAVNNTASGSDGYGIYVYLRSENNRFTGMSIGGNVYGVAVVSHSNGNSLTNSTIENNTIAGIYVEASEGNEIDAGISGSMYGVWIQDGNDNEIRGEISGCRWGVLLSGLSGSSGNVINGTSIHDNSYTGVVVEGNSSRGNVITKISSYNNTLLGIDLGGDFVTLNDGSLSTGPNDLVDYPVLSWAAVYGSKLIVRGYINVEGSDSANSNFDGAAVEIYQSDGDPSGYGEGFRYLGTLVAENGEFMGWIDLPTELASKPINLTALTTLLPHGTSEFGPVYEAPAVATNLTISKSVNPSTVTPNSTAEVLLLIRNYGNGTAYNVTVTDVLPEGMEYINGTARVDGNMVEPEIEGRNLSWLVDVPADSEVVIRFNASIDAPAGTTLENLVVFYGDYGEGNDTDEVNVINPAIIEVTKEAQPDLVDVNETVNYTVTLTNLGGMPALLMVEDLLPSGMDYVNGFFSFNLTADGPVIEGRHLKYNITLNPGQAARVMYSLVATTYGTKENKVYVNDSFMASVSVLVRDPPPPPPPESGGNTRGSTRRRTPPPCGWIPTNNGVEDQAPQTSEEETHNYRLTSPPIVLVSLGSQGISSSYGGQHSSGSGSRGSIPTSQSGDENGVSGVAGVTSPPLVVVELMATPTSAETGTPITFVARVSNIGDGPSKDLSLTVDLTSGLDYVKGTSMVGGLRREPDNENNRLKWEIGTLDPGKAVEVSFRAELLATSGSFNVVARADSSSDSVLISVKPKSKPAPPKPPAPPPEVVDLRASASNFGGNSRIRVTVSSPTGARSVKILANLDPSLRYVQGSSRIGGVSSPPRVRGNVLEWQISVSKGGTATITFDVSPADEESSSGSVLISLPKYGKSVKVEVEFSLAQRGVAPPPTFSIELPSLPSIPWWIILIPLALIPFLLAVRRRERARRIVMDYEALKWAVRRGVLDDLVQDHEILIPMETFNKLSKDQVLMSSIEKLIVDRAIKVEKAPKRKIVVRGADEELSAALGLADREGVPIYTGREELLKELKRRGFDARLIREAPPPVLKRKLP